In the genome of Sulfurimonas autotrophica DSM 16294, the window AATATGACATTTACAAACTCTGCTGAGTTATTGTCTTTTCACTGGGTTGCTTACTCTATATATGCTGCAATGATTATTTCAGTTGTTGCATGGTTTGGATATAACTTGACAAGAAAAGATGCTAAGTCAGTTTTTCGTATTCCATTTTATTGGTATATGGCATTTTTAGTTGCAGGCGGTGTGGGACACCATATTTTCACGTATAATACAATACCTTGGGTGTCACAAGATATAGACAGACATAATATCAAGCCTGATGCAAAGTATGAATTTGAGATTGAAGATCACAAATGGATAGGTTTACCAAAACAGATAGTGATTCAATGCGGTCAAACAGTAGAATTTGATGTGCATAGTAGGGATTTAGTGTATGGTTTTGGACTATTCCGTCAAAATGGTTCAATGGTTATGCAGATGCAGGTAAATCCGGGAACTGATGTAAATGGAATTTTGGATTCTAATGACATACTTTGGACATTTAATCATAATGGTGTTTTTGATCTGACTTCAACTGAATATTCAGGGCCAGAGCAATATAGTGAGAATGGTAAAGATTTAATGTTGGTAAAAGATTTTGTGAAAGTTATCGGTTGTAGAGATAATGGAGGTATCCAATGAGTTATATAAAAACATTAGTAAATGGTACAAATTTTGACCATACGAGCTTAAATGCTTTGCAGAAGGTTACGCTTAGACCAGTTGTAATGGCATTTTTATTTTATGGATTAGTAGCTCTTGAGGGTATGATTATGAGAATGGTTGAAGTTGGTCATGTGCCACTTAATCCACTTCCTGAACAATTTTTTCATCCAGGGCACTTCTTCTCTATTATGACGGTACATCCGATTGTGGGAATTTTCGGTTCAACGTATCAGTTGGTCTTTGGTGCTTTCACTTTCTTGGTACCGTATCTTACAAAGAAACCGCTTTACAGTGTGAAACTTGCAAATATAACATGGCTGCTAATCACAATAGGAACGGCACTTGCATGGATTGCTGCGTTTGTATGGCAGTATGCACCGCTTTATACACTTTACTGGCCACTTCCTGCTGATACGCATCAGTTTAATGTGATAGGTGGTATTGTGTTTATCTTAGGTATTGCTTTAATAATGGCTGGTACTTTGGGATTTATTTATAATATCTATGCCACGATTTTTGCTCGTGTTGGTGTTCATAAAAACAAAACAACAAAAGAACTTTTAATATCTGGCTTTGGTATAGATGGATTCTTAAACCTTATTAATAAGCTTCGCGGCAAGCAGCCATATACAAAAGAACCTGCACTTGCTCTTCCTGTTGTTGCTATCTTTCGTGGTACGGTTGATACATTTTTAGACGCACTTGTCATTTTAGGTGCAGGAATTTTAATTTTAGTTTATCTTCTCTTTGATGCAGGTGGACATGTTCTTGATGTAATAGCGATAGATGCTCTTTTATATAAAAACTTTTTTTGGTGGGGTCTTGATCTTGTTGCTGATGGTCTTGTACTGATTTATGTTGCAGGAAGTTGGTATTTACTTGCTACTTTAATTACTGGACAAAAACTTTTTATGGAAAATGTTGCTCGTGCTGCGTTAATGCTTGAGCTTTTAGTTTCATGGATGGTTTGGTCGCATCATTTACTTGCCGATCAGGGACAGCCTGAAATGATGAAACTGATTTCGGGTGAGATGGTTACTGCGTTTGAGCTTCTCACACAGGGACTCGCACTTTTTATTACACTAGTTACTTTATGGAAGGCACGTCCTCTTAAGATGACTATGGAGTTAAAATATCTTCTTGGCGGTTTGGTAGGTTTTGGTTTAGCTGTGCCTGCTGCAATTATTCAAGCAGATATGGGTATGAATAGAGTTTTACATAATACTCAATGGATTATTGGTGCTCATGTGCATATTGCTCTTATTGTTGGACTGTATATGACACTTTACAGTGCTGTATATGTTTTATGGCCACTTGTAACAAATGATACAAAACTGTATTCTCATAAACTTGCTAATACGCACTTTTGGTTACATCTAATCGGCGGTATAGGTATGGGAGCATTTATGGGAATGGCAGGTCTTGATGGTATGCTTCGCCGCCACTTATATGTAGATGGACAATTTAATCCAGATATGATATTTGCGGCTATCTTTGGAACTATGTTACTTGTTGCATGGGCAGTATTTTTATACAATATAATTATGAGTGTTGGTATCAAAGGTTTAATTGGTATATTCTTACCAGCAGATGATAAAACTGCTTCTTATGGAATAGATGAAGAAATAGAACCGGCAGATGATCCTGCATTTGCAAAGTAAAAGTTTAACTTTTGAACTTAATTGTGTCGGCACCAGGTTTTAACCTGGGCTGAAATAGCTGGAACATTTAAATAGTAAGATTAAAACCTTGTTTGAGGGATTAAAATGATAGGAAAAAATAGTTGATAAACTTAGAAAGAGTTGCACGTGAAATAAAGACTATTGGACTTTATGATTTGGTTTTGCAAGATGTGCAAAGAATTGCTGGAAAAAATAGAGTAAATGAAGAAGAAATTCTTCAAATACTAGATAAAACCCCGGAAATACTAAAAGATTATATGCAAACGAATGTTGAATATAATTTAAGTAATATACATTTAAAAGATATAGAATTAGATGATTTAAAAGATGATTGCAAATTAAAAGCAATACAAATAAATGAAAATTTAGCAAAGCTTAAAGAACTTGAAAAATATACACTTGATTTTGAACAAAGTGCTACGCTTGTCATCATTTTTTCAATTGAATTTTTTGTACTTTTTTCTGTGCAGTATTTTATAGTGTTACTGAATCTTAAAGATTGGCAATGGTGGATATATACACTTTTCGCATCTTCTGTGGCAATAGCTTACTGGTATGGTAAAAAACAGAGCAAACTCTATGAGAAAAATAAAAAAAAATATGATGAACTTTATATTGAAACATTAAAGATAATAGAAGAGCTTGAAAATAATAGTTGTATTAAAAAAAGTGATCTTTTAATTTCGGAGTGTGAAGAACATGTCTAAGCAAATAGAGATTAATTTTATATGGAATCAAGAATTGGCTTTAATAACAAGTAAACTCTATTATGATTATGATATGAGACATTCCAATAAAAGATATATAGGATGGTTTTTTGTAGGCTTGGTTCAATTTGGAATTGTTGGAGCGCTAAAGCATGATAGTTACGGTCTGCTTTATGCTTCAACTTTTTTAGTTTTGTACTGGTATTATGGTAGATGGTATTTACGAAAAAGGATGCTATTAAACTTTTATAAGAAAAAGAGTCCCAAAAATGCACACATTCATTTTATAGTAAAGGATGATGGCTTGCATGGTGATAATGATTTGATTAGTTGGAATGATATTCATAAAGTTATAAAACTTGATAAGGGCATTTTAATACAAAGTATACAAAATACATTGTTCTTTGAGAATTCTGCCTTTAAATCATCTGATGATAGAATGAAATTTATAGAGATTACTAAAGAAAAAGGCAAAATTTAATGCATTATTTTTTTATTGGAGCTGTTAGCTTATTTGTAATAGGCTTATTTATTGTTGGTGCAGTAATGGATAAGGATGATATGAGGGATGATGATTAAAAATTAAACAGAAAATTGCAAAAATATTCATTTACATAGAGTATGATTTCATCACTTATATATGGAGAATACTTACATGCAAACACCCCTAGAGAATTTTATAGATTACAAAGCAGATACAGGTATGCAATGTGGTAATTATTCAATAGATATTCCGCCTTTAAAAGAGGGTGAACAGTACCGTTTTCACTTTGATGCTGTTGCTTGTGTCGGATGTAGATGTTGTGAAGTTGCATGTAATGAGCAAAATAATAACCCAGCCGATATAAAATGGCGTCGTGTTGGCGAAATGGAAGGTGGTGATTTTCCTGCATTTACACAGATGTTAAATTCCATGAGCTGTAATCATTGTATAGATCCAGAGTGCTTGATAGGATGTCCAACTGAATCTTATATCAAAATAGCAGAAACAGGTATTGTTGTGCATGATGATGATACTTGTATAGGTTGTCAATACTGTACATGGAATTGTCCTTATGGTGTTCCTGTATTTCATGAGGAGAGAAATATTGTTACAAAATGTCATATGTGTCATGAAAGACTCGATGTTGAAGAATCTCCAGCTTGTGTTCAAGCTTGTCCAGCCGGTGCAATTGAAATTGAAGTCGTCAATGTAGAAGAGTGGTTGAATCGTGATATTGATGAACAGGCAAATATGCCGTTTTTACCTGATGCGAGAATTACCAATTCAACAACACGCTATACTCTCCCTGATACTCTTCCTGATAATATGAAAGAGATGGATGAACATATTTTAAAACCAGCACATAAAGAACTTCCTCTTGTATTTATGACGGTTCTGACACAAATTTCGCTTGGTGGTTTTTTAGCACTCTTTTTAGGTGATTTTATGAGTCTGTTCGGATTTGAGAGTACAAATTGGATAATGGCACTGCTTGTGATGCTTCCTGCAGCTGTTGGTCTGCCTCTTTCAGCTTTACACCTGGGACGACCATTTTTAGCAATAACTGCTATGAAAAATATAAAAACCTCATGGCTTTCGCGTGAAGCATTAGCTCTTGGCGTCTTTACAGGACTTATGACAGC includes:
- a CDS encoding cbb3-type cytochrome c oxidase subunit I is translated as MSYIKTLVNGTNFDHTSLNALQKVTLRPVVMAFLFYGLVALEGMIMRMVEVGHVPLNPLPEQFFHPGHFFSIMTVHPIVGIFGSTYQLVFGAFTFLVPYLTKKPLYSVKLANITWLLITIGTALAWIAAFVWQYAPLYTLYWPLPADTHQFNVIGGIVFILGIALIMAGTLGFIYNIYATIFARVGVHKNKTTKELLISGFGIDGFLNLINKLRGKQPYTKEPALALPVVAIFRGTVDTFLDALVILGAGILILVYLLFDAGGHVLDVIAIDALLYKNFFWWGLDLVADGLVLIYVAGSWYLLATLITGQKLFMENVARAALMLELLVSWMVWSHHLLADQGQPEMMKLISGEMVTAFELLTQGLALFITLVTLWKARPLKMTMELKYLLGGLVGFGLAVPAAIIQADMGMNRVLHNTQWIIGAHVHIALIVGLYMTLYSAVYVLWPLVTNDTKLYSHKLANTHFWLHLIGGIGMGAFMGMAGLDGMLRRHLYVDGQFNPDMIFAAIFGTMLLVAWAVFLYNIIMSVGIKGLIGIFLPADDKTASYGIDEEIEPADDPAFAK
- a CDS encoding DmsC/YnfH family molybdoenzyme membrane anchor subunit, with amino-acid sequence MQTPLENFIDYKADTGMQCGNYSIDIPPLKEGEQYRFHFDAVACVGCRCCEVACNEQNNNPADIKWRRVGEMEGGDFPAFTQMLNSMSCNHCIDPECLIGCPTESYIKIAETGIVVHDDDTCIGCQYCTWNCPYGVPVFHEERNIVTKCHMCHERLDVEESPACVQACPAGAIEIEVVNVEEWLNRDIDEQANMPFLPDARITNSTTRYTLPDTLPDNMKEMDEHILKPAHKELPLVFMTVLTQISLGGFLALFLGDFMSLFGFESTNWIMALLVMLPAAVGLPLSALHLGRPFLAITAMKNIKTSWLSREALALGVFTGLMTAVVASYFFEFSTLLRLILEAVTLTIGIYGIYAQSMIYRIRARPSWNRITTNFKFFGVAYIGVFLVAFMSSVSSVHEAIIPLTTLGMLGSLAQLFFSYEDIRTLDTKDNAYQLQRTKRLLNENFKNIKLIRFTSLIAGGVILPLLALIFVSAGFITAASVILFLAIVIAFMSEISDRFLFYTTVVPLGMAGGFFVGKQR